A window of Brachybacterium fresconis contains these coding sequences:
- the typA gene encoding translational GTPase TypA: MTPRLRTDLRNVAIVAHVDHGKTTLVDAMLTQSGAFGDHDTHDERAMDSGELEREKGITILAKNTAIRYTGPSAAEAGEPDGITINVIDTPGHADFGGEVERGLSMVDGVVLLVDSSEGPLPQTRFVLRKALAAKLPVILVVNKVDRPDARIEDVVSESTDLLLGLASDLAEETDDVDLDAVLDVPVVYASGKAGRASTTQPADGELPAEENVEPLFKTILESIPAPSYDDEVPLQAHVTNLDASPFLGRLALLRIKNGELRKGQQVAWCTRDGGTKQVKITELLETKGLAREPMTDAARPGDIVAVAGIPEIMIGETLADLADPRPLPLITIDDPAISMTIGINTSPLAGKNAKGHKLTARQVKDRLDSELVGNVSLKVLPTERPDAWEVQGRGELALSILVEQMRREGFELTVGKPKVLTREIDGTIHEPVERMTIDVPEEYLGTVTQLMASRKGRMETMSNHGSGWVRMEFTVPARGLIGFRTRFMTETRGNGIAASYADGFEPWMGTIEFRSTGSLVADRAGNVTPFAMINLQERGSFFVEPTSEVYTGQIVGENSRNEDMDVNITKEKKLTNMRAASSESFENLVPPRRLTLEESLEFTAEDECVEVTPAVVRIRKVILDATERHRARSKAKSGK, from the coding sequence ATGACTCCCCGCCTCCGCACCGACCTGCGAAACGTCGCCATCGTCGCCCACGTCGACCACGGGAAGACCACCCTCGTCGACGCCATGCTCACCCAGAGCGGCGCCTTCGGCGACCACGACACGCACGACGAGCGGGCCATGGACTCCGGCGAGCTGGAGCGCGAGAAGGGCATCACGATCCTCGCGAAGAACACGGCGATCCGGTACACCGGACCGTCGGCCGCCGAGGCGGGGGAGCCCGACGGCATCACCATCAACGTCATCGACACCCCCGGCCACGCCGACTTCGGCGGCGAGGTCGAGCGCGGTCTGTCCATGGTCGACGGCGTCGTGCTGCTGGTGGACTCCTCGGAGGGACCGCTGCCGCAGACCCGCTTCGTGCTGCGCAAGGCGCTGGCCGCGAAGCTGCCCGTGATCCTCGTGGTCAACAAGGTCGACCGCCCCGACGCCCGGATCGAGGACGTCGTCAGCGAGTCCACCGACCTGCTGCTGGGACTGGCCTCGGACCTGGCCGAGGAGACCGACGACGTCGACCTCGACGCCGTGCTGGACGTCCCCGTCGTCTACGCCTCCGGCAAGGCCGGACGCGCCTCGACCACGCAGCCGGCCGACGGCGAGCTGCCGGCGGAGGAGAACGTCGAGCCGCTGTTCAAGACCATCCTCGAGTCGATCCCGGCGCCGAGCTACGACGACGAGGTGCCGCTGCAGGCCCACGTCACCAACCTCGACGCCTCCCCGTTCCTGGGCCGCCTGGCGCTGCTGCGCATCAAGAACGGAGAGCTGCGCAAGGGCCAGCAGGTCGCCTGGTGCACCCGCGACGGCGGGACCAAGCAGGTCAAGATCACCGAGCTGCTGGAGACCAAGGGCCTGGCCCGCGAGCCGATGACCGACGCCGCCCGGCCGGGCGACATCGTCGCCGTCGCCGGGATCCCCGAGATCATGATCGGCGAGACCCTCGCCGACCTCGCGGACCCGCGCCCCCTGCCGCTGATCACCATCGACGATCCCGCGATCTCGATGACCATCGGCATCAACACCTCCCCGCTGGCCGGCAAGAACGCCAAGGGGCACAAGCTCACCGCCCGCCAGGTCAAGGACCGGCTGGACTCCGAGCTGGTCGGCAACGTCTCGCTGAAGGTGCTGCCCACCGAGCGGCCCGACGCCTGGGAGGTCCAGGGCCGCGGCGAGCTGGCGCTGTCCATCCTGGTCGAGCAGATGCGCCGCGAGGGCTTCGAGCTGACCGTCGGCAAGCCCAAGGTGCTCACCCGCGAGATCGACGGCACCATCCACGAGCCCGTCGAGCGGATGACGATCGACGTCCCCGAGGAGTACCTCGGCACGGTCACCCAGCTGATGGCCTCGCGCAAGGGCCGCATGGAGACCATGAGCAACCACGGCTCCGGCTGGGTGCGCATGGAGTTCACGGTGCCCGCACGCGGCCTGATCGGCTTCCGCACGCGATTCATGACCGAGACCCGCGGCAACGGCATCGCCGCCTCGTACGCCGACGGCTTCGAGCCCTGGATGGGGACCATCGAGTTCCGCTCCACCGGCTCGCTGGTCGCCGACCGCGCCGGCAACGTCACGCCGTTCGCGATGATCAACCTCCAGGAGCGCGGCTCGTTCTTCGTCGAGCCCACCTCCGAGGTCTACACCGGCCAGATCGTCGGCGAGAACTCGCGCAACGAGGACATGGACGTGAACATCACCAAGGAGAAGAAGCTGACGAACATGCGCGCAGCCTCCTCGGAGTCGTTCGAGAACCTCGTCCCGCCGCGACGGCTGACCCTCGAGGAGTCCCTCGAGTTCACGGCCGAGGACGAGTGCGTCGAGGTCACCCCGGCGGTCGTGCGCATCCGCAAGGTCATCCTCGATGCCACCGAGCGTCACCGCGCGCGCTCGAAGGCCAAGTCCGGGAAGTGA